The Haloarchaeobius sp. HME9146 genome includes a region encoding these proteins:
- a CDS encoding CARDB domain-containing protein codes for MTDDRLLAFQDALQRGATGEALDKYDGVETALNEQETTEEGVQVLARAVAQQTDPATQANQTAQQYMRAVTTAQQARLEFNVKFMSFVTDNVEPQTLAESIGAVIEAHETVDSVASKLRERADNVAVRPILAVSAPSQLTVPKGQTFSITVEATNLGTAPTDALDVTVSPDSVGVDPTQLPSLSGGDRVTISVSGRATADQPVPVEVNASNDDIGDTAGSVVTAVSKGDYLIEAIEETDRLLEVVGNLESGAGDDSKNGTKGKQNGGSNGGKSGLENKLETVRKRLEKVKTRVERGQTKSANEKLESVSSLVGTVATQADALGGKQIPEQRAGVVTAEAREIQSIIANSIEANP; via the coding sequence TTGACTGACGACCGACTCCTTGCCTTCCAGGACGCTCTTCAGCGGGGCGCAACTGGGGAGGCACTGGACAAGTACGACGGTGTCGAGACAGCACTCAACGAGCAGGAAACGACCGAGGAGGGCGTGCAGGTGCTCGCCCGGGCAGTCGCACAACAGACTGACCCGGCCACCCAGGCGAACCAGACGGCCCAGCAGTACATGCGAGCAGTCACGACGGCACAGCAGGCACGGCTTGAGTTCAACGTGAAGTTCATGTCGTTCGTGACCGACAACGTCGAACCGCAGACGCTCGCCGAAAGCATCGGCGCGGTCATCGAGGCCCACGAGACCGTCGACAGTGTGGCATCGAAACTCAGAGAGCGTGCCGACAACGTGGCTGTCCGTCCAATCCTGGCGGTTTCAGCACCGTCACAACTGACGGTGCCGAAGGGTCAGACGTTCTCGATCACCGTCGAAGCGACCAACCTGGGGACTGCCCCCACCGACGCCCTTGACGTCACGGTTTCACCTGACAGTGTCGGCGTCGACCCCACTCAACTCCCGAGTCTCTCTGGCGGCGACAGGGTCACCATCAGCGTCTCCGGGAGGGCGACCGCGGACCAGCCGGTCCCAGTCGAGGTGAACGCTTCTAACGACGACATCGGAGACACTGCCGGGTCAGTCGTGACGGCGGTCTCGAAAGGTGACTACCTCATCGAGGCCATCGAGGAGACCGATAGACTCCTCGAGGTCGTCGGTAATCTGGAGAGTGGTGCCGGAGACGACTCCAAGAACGGTACCAAGGGCAAGCAGAACGGTGGGTCGAATGGGGGCAAGAGTGGGCTGGAGAACAAACTCGAAACAGTCCGAAAACGACTCGAGAAGGTCAAAACACGAGTCGAGCGGGGACAGACGAAGTCGGCCAACGAGAAACTCGAAAGCGTGTCCAGCCTCGTTGGAACTGTCGCCACGCAGGCTGATGCGCTCGGTGGCAAGCAGATCCCCGAACAACGGGCGGGAGTTGTGACCGCTGAGGCCCGCGAAATCCAGTCTATCATCGCGAATAGTATCGAAGCTAACCCCTGA
- a CDS encoding PA14 domain-containing protein yields MGFSAKSVSAASSSSSQFTFYDDWEDGSYSSDPGWEVYRYEGDFNAQVVSRTTPDGGSKALQVRETTGGGTAGILGWGQRFDGWDGPWSLEGAFHTAAVPLNSTFQTHGVDLYTDSGVSDTPLRLSLGFRDSEGRSKDVSISGELIDTVESSQSVNWSENTWYRYEIEHDGTGGYSARMWEDGQSRPNEPTAESTGSAPGTEARGAGIMINGAKGRDFRIQHANIGWQRSDEGYFGRYYNLSENHPDMESSGSSLPDTGRVESTLPLSLTDRGEAAYQQFDWFDDSRLSKTEVDEQIDFGAEFFPIVNSLEGDPFHFAVHWTASVTVESEGTFSFATTSDDESWVFVDGDLVVDNGGKHGTRRRSGQKSLSPGTYDLDVFFAERQTSGSDMVLSVDDRLTPRVRRPEGGTSPGDPDGDLQALIGEKRGLIEDIRDVTRPILGDEASRVDEVAESLVDAIDPDASGSVSAAPQQQLEAMERLVAAEEVTKAAIGPTIGDGSIVRRIVKDLGALLKLISTELITRYTGGY; encoded by the coding sequence TTGGGATTCTCGGCAAAGAGCGTCTCCGCTGCCAGTAGTTCGTCTTCACAGTTCACCTTCTACGACGACTGGGAAGACGGGTCGTATAGCTCCGACCCTGGGTGGGAAGTGTACCGGTACGAGGGTGACTTCAACGCGCAGGTCGTCTCTCGTACCACGCCAGATGGCGGCTCGAAGGCACTGCAGGTTCGTGAGACCACAGGCGGCGGGACTGCCGGTATCCTCGGCTGGGGTCAACGGTTCGACGGATGGGATGGACCATGGTCGCTCGAAGGGGCGTTCCACACGGCGGCTGTCCCACTGAACTCGACGTTCCAGACGCACGGAGTGGACCTGTACACGGACTCCGGTGTGAGTGATACCCCGCTCCGCCTGAGTCTCGGGTTTCGCGATTCTGAGGGCAGGTCGAAGGACGTCTCCATCTCTGGGGAACTCATCGATACGGTCGAGTCCTCGCAGTCGGTGAACTGGAGTGAAAACACGTGGTACCGATACGAGATCGAACACGACGGAACAGGTGGGTACTCTGCACGGATGTGGGAAGATGGGCAGTCCCGACCGAATGAGCCGACCGCTGAAAGCACCGGCTCTGCTCCCGGCACTGAAGCACGCGGTGCGGGCATAATGATAAACGGTGCGAAGGGTCGCGATTTCCGGATTCAGCACGCCAATATCGGGTGGCAACGGTCTGACGAGGGGTATTTCGGCAGGTACTACAACCTTTCAGAGAACCACCCGGACATGGAGTCTTCCGGGTCGTCCTTGCCCGACACCGGCCGTGTCGAATCCACGCTCCCGCTCAGTCTGACGGACCGTGGTGAGGCCGCGTATCAGCAGTTCGACTGGTTCGATGACTCGCGACTATCGAAAACCGAAGTTGACGAGCAGATAGACTTCGGAGCGGAGTTCTTCCCCATCGTGAACTCACTCGAGGGCGACCCCTTCCACTTCGCCGTCCACTGGACGGCCAGTGTGACGGTCGAATCCGAGGGGACCTTCTCGTTCGCGACGACCTCGGACGACGAGTCGTGGGTGTTCGTCGACGGCGACCTCGTCGTCGATAACGGTGGGAAACACGGGACACGTAGACGGTCCGGCCAGAAGTCACTGTCACCGGGGACCTACGACCTGGACGTCTTCTTCGCCGAACGGCAGACATCGGGCTCCGATATGGTACTCTCGGTGGACGACCGGCTGACACCGAGGGTCCGTCGCCCCGAAGGAGGAACATCGCCGGGCGACCCAGACGGTGACCTCCAGGCACTCATCGGTGAGAAGCGAGGACTCATCGAGGATATCCGGGACGTGACGCGTCCCATCCTGGGAGACGAGGCCTCGAGAGTCGACGAGGTCGCCGAGTCACTCGTGGACGCCATCGACCCGGACGCGTCAGGGAGTGTGTCGGCGGCTCCTCAGCAGCAGTTGGAAGCGATGGAGCGGCTCGTCGCCGCTGAGGAGGTGACGAAAGCAGCTATCGGGCCGACGATTGGCGATGGGTCGATTGTTCGACGTATCGTCAAGGACCTGGGAGCACTGCTGAAGCTGATATCGACGGAGTTGATCACCCGGTACACAGGGGGCTATTGA
- a CDS encoding HalOD1 output domain-containing protein, translating into MDEIQSASGQVRGGDSSDRFVDIVLAVAEFRDVDPLELPPIGEVIDTDALDKVLDTEPDDTTFDVSVAFGYADCFVTVYSDGTIDVDSMP; encoded by the coding sequence ATGGACGAAATCCAGTCGGCTTCGGGCCAGGTCCGGGGTGGGGACTCCAGTGACCGTTTCGTCGATATCGTCTTAGCAGTTGCCGAGTTTCGCGACGTCGATCCGCTCGAATTGCCACCGATCGGTGAGGTGATCGATACAGACGCGTTAGACAAGGTCCTCGACACAGAGCCCGACGACACGACCTTCGATGTCAGTGTCGCGTTCGGCTACGCGGACTGCTTCGTCACCGTCTACTCCGACGGAACCATCGACGTCGACTCGATGCCCTGA